In Deinococcus fonticola, a single window of DNA contains:
- a CDS encoding argininosuccinate lyase, protein MWHDTYLKAVLQPDYTYASEHLLPHLFDSLTAHALMLDSVGVAHAAEAARLLQAMRREPFPPYDPLVEDVFFTVDRGLASLNPPAAGALRTALSRNDLDMTIYRLAARLRLMRALFRVLNLRRTLLAFADREIDTIIVAYTHHQPAQPTTLAHYLTAVENNLARDTQRMFEALARVNLSPMGAVALGGTSFPIDRFRTAELLGFERPIENTYDAVSASDWQVEVASVITVTSTTLSRVLHDLLFWASRGLLALEDGLVQGSSVMPQKRNPVALEHARTKFSKAIGMTQSVILSSHNVPFGDINDPGPDMQPPLSSMWQEFREGVELMTASLQNPVINREKWLHEARRGESPITELADAITRKTGCGFRVAHGRVKTLLNQLHDEERTIDTLTLGDLQGIGVDISSAELQSALNPAEFIARRTTLGGPAPSVMRGELDDAHERLQADFARHEGLTGRFMASRAQLEGAGGERPPGG, encoded by the coding sequence ATGTGGCATGACACCTACCTGAAAGCGGTGCTGCAACCCGATTACACCTACGCCAGCGAGCACCTGCTGCCGCACCTGTTCGACTCGCTGACCGCCCACGCCCTGATGCTCGATTCGGTGGGCGTGGCGCACGCCGCCGAGGCCGCCCGGCTGCTGCAGGCCATGCGGCGCGAACCCTTCCCGCCTTACGACCCGCTGGTCGAGGACGTGTTCTTCACCGTGGATCGTGGGCTGGCATCGCTGAACCCGCCGGCGGCCGGGGCGCTGCGCACGGCCCTCTCGCGCAATGACCTGGACATGACCATCTACCGCCTGGCGGCCCGGCTGCGCCTGATGCGGGCGCTCTTCCGGGTGCTGAACCTCAGGCGCACCCTGCTGGCCTTCGCAGACCGTGAGATAGACACCATCATCGTCGCCTACACCCACCACCAGCCCGCGCAGCCCACCACCCTGGCGCACTACCTGACCGCCGTGGAAAACAACCTGGCGCGCGACACCCAGCGCATGTTCGAGGCCCTCGCGCGCGTGAACCTCTCGCCCATGGGGGCGGTGGCGCTGGGCGGCACCAGTTTTCCCATCGACCGCTTCAGAACCGCCGAACTGCTGGGCTTCGAGCGCCCCATCGAGAACACCTACGACGCCGTCAGCGCCAGCGACTGGCAGGTGGAGGTCGCCAGCGTCATCACGGTCACGTCCACCACCCTCTCGCGCGTGCTGCACGACCTGCTGTTCTGGGCCTCGCGCGGCCTGCTGGCGCTGGAAGACGGCCTGGTGCAGGGCAGCAGCGTCATGCCGCAGAAACGCAACCCGGTGGCGCTGGAACACGCCCGCACCAAATTCAGCAAGGCCATCGGCATGACCCAGAGCGTCATCCTGAGCAGCCACAACGTCCCCTTCGGGGACATCAACGACCCCGGCCCGGACATGCAGCCGCCCCTGAGCAGCATGTGGCAGGAATTCCGCGAGGGCGTGGAACTGATGACCGCCTCCTTGCAAAACCCTGTCATCAACCGCGAAAAATGGCTGCACGAGGCCCGGCGCGGCGAATCGCCCATCACCGAACTCGCCGACGCGATTACCCGCAAGACCGGCTGCGGCTTTCGCGTCGCGCACGGGCGCGTGAAAACCCTGCTGAACCAGCTGCACGACGAGGAACGCACCATCGACACCCTGACCCTGGGCGACCTGCAAGGCATCGGCGTGGACATCAGCAGCGCCGAACTGCAAAGCGCCCTGAACCCGGCCGAGTTCATCGCCCGCCGCACCACCCTGGGTGGCCCCGCCCCCAGCGTCATGCGCGGCGAACTCGATGATGCCCATGAGCGCCTGCAAGCGGATTTTGCCCGGCACGAGGGCTTGACGGGCCGCTTCATGGCCTCCAGAGCACAACTCGAAGGCGCCGGGGGCGAAAGGCCGCCCGGAGGCTGA
- a CDS encoding ROK family transcriptional regulator — translation MGQPQVLRRQNRQQVTEELFRQPSLTRPQLAERTGLSKVTVNAIVQELQRCGVVTLQGGEPQGCGRVPQQVALHPRLGLVIGLDVQRGRVLHECRTLAGEGISQGEVPVGGELNETVIALIRRVCADLPLWSVVIGIPAPLGDAGLPAEPNALPELDPARLRQELGPALHFENDANLAALAAAAELPEFAHLAVLLERRSGTGLGLLLNGEVYRGATGRAGELGRTPWPTPRGHEAIEQLPEAQRSEATAYALAGLSYTLDLQHVLIGSGAADSSELLRRTAALLPAGVTCSARTSCAELVCAGASLLALSLGRHRLQERLNTLSPLLPGETHVA, via the coding sequence ATGGGTCAACCGCAGGTGTTGCGGAGACAAAATCGGCAGCAGGTCACCGAGGAACTGTTCCGGCAGCCCAGCCTGACGCGCCCGCAACTCGCGGAGCGCACCGGCCTGTCCAAGGTCACGGTCAACGCCATCGTGCAGGAATTGCAGCGCTGCGGGGTGGTCACCCTGCAAGGCGGCGAGCCGCAGGGCTGCGGGCGCGTGCCGCAGCAGGTGGCCCTTCACCCGCGCCTGGGCCTGGTCATTGGCCTGGACGTGCAGCGCGGCCGGGTACTGCACGAGTGCCGGACGCTGGCCGGCGAGGGCATCAGCCAGGGAGAGGTGCCGGTGGGCGGGGAGCTGAACGAAACGGTAATCGCCCTGATCCGGCGGGTGTGCGCCGACCTGCCGCTCTGGAGTGTGGTGATCGGCATTCCCGCCCCGCTGGGTGACGCCGGCCTTCCCGCCGAGCCCAACGCCCTGCCGGAACTCGACCCGGCGCGGCTGCGTCAGGAACTGGGGCCGGCCCTGCACTTCGAGAACGACGCGAACCTGGCCGCGCTGGCCGCCGCCGCCGAGCTGCCGGAATTCGCCCACCTGGCGGTGCTGCTTGAACGCCGCAGCGGCACCGGGCTGGGGCTGCTGCTGAACGGCGAGGTGTACCGGGGGGCCACCGGACGCGCCGGCGAACTGGGGCGCACGCCCTGGCCCACGCCGCGGGGGCACGAGGCCATCGAGCAACTGCCGGAAGCGCAGCGTTCCGAGGCCACTGCCTACGCCCTGGCGGGCCTGAGCTACACCCTGGACTTGCAACATGTACTGATCGGTTCGGGGGCCGCCGACAGTTCGGAACTGCTGCGCCGCACCGCCGCGCTGCTGCCGGCCGGCGTAACGTGCAGCGCCCGCACCTCCTGCGCCGAACTGGTGTGCGCGGGCGCGAGCCTGCTGGCCCTGAGCCTGGGGCGCCACCGGCTGCAAGAACGCCTGAACACTTTGTCCCCACTTTTACCCGGAGAGACGCATGTGGCATGA
- the glcF gene encoding glycolate oxidase subunit GlcF — MNNDIPVLALGPQGEVMAHAVDACVHCGFCLPACPTYALLGDEMDSPRGRIVLMKEVLEGQLDLQDAAPHLDRCLGCQGCVSACPSGVPYGELITAFRGWSEPQRRRSPLDRAKRYAILRALPAPKLFSVAARVGQYAKPLAPALPAALKAPLDLLPEHVPAMQPSPPVTPARGQRRGRVAFLAGCAQQALAPNFNAATLRVLSRNGIEVVLPEGQGCCGAAALHTGARDEALKLVRANLQAFDPDEYDAIISNAAGCGAGLKEYPVVLHGLPDEEQAKKFAAKVRDISEYLNELLLGGELQPFMPARKPLNVAYHDACHLAHAQKVKAAPRALLKAIPGVRLVEIPEGDLCCGSAGTYNLEQPELAAQLGQRKAGNILGTQPDLIASGNIGCHTQIQSHVRRQGSQVPVMHTIEVLDLAYRGEL, encoded by the coding sequence ATGAACAACGACATTCCCGTTCTGGCCCTGGGGCCTCAGGGGGAGGTGATGGCGCACGCCGTGGACGCCTGTGTTCACTGCGGCTTCTGCCTGCCGGCCTGCCCCACCTATGCGCTGCTGGGCGACGAGATGGACAGCCCACGCGGGCGCATCGTGCTGATGAAGGAAGTGCTGGAGGGCCAGCTTGACCTGCAAGACGCCGCGCCGCACCTGGACCGCTGCCTGGGTTGCCAGGGCTGCGTGAGTGCCTGCCCCAGCGGCGTTCCGTACGGCGAACTCATCACCGCTTTCCGGGGCTGGAGCGAACCGCAGCGGCGGCGCAGTCCCCTCGACAGGGCCAAACGCTACGCCATTCTCCGGGCCCTGCCCGCCCCGAAACTGTTCAGCGTGGCCGCGCGAGTCGGCCAGTACGCCAAGCCGCTGGCGCCCGCCCTGCCCGCCGCTTTAAAAGCCCCGCTCGACCTGCTGCCCGAGCATGTTCCCGCCATGCAGCCCAGCCCGCCCGTGACGCCCGCCAGAGGCCAGCGCAGAGGTCGGGTCGCTTTTCTGGCCGGGTGCGCCCAGCAGGCCCTCGCGCCGAACTTCAACGCCGCTACCCTGCGCGTCCTGAGTCGCAACGGGATCGAGGTCGTCCTGCCCGAGGGTCAGGGCTGTTGCGGGGCCGCCGCCCTGCACACCGGCGCGCGGGACGAAGCCCTGAAGCTGGTGCGGGCCAACCTGCAGGCCTTCGACCCCGACGAGTACGACGCGATTATCAGCAACGCGGCCGGCTGCGGCGCGGGCCTCAAGGAATACCCGGTGGTGCTGCACGGCCTCCCCGACGAGGAACAGGCGAAAAAATTTGCCGCGAAAGTGCGCGATATCAGCGAGTACCTGAACGAACTGCTGCTGGGCGGCGAACTTCAGCCCTTCATGCCGGCCCGAAAGCCCCTGAACGTCGCGTACCACGACGCCTGCCACCTCGCGCACGCGCAAAAGGTCAAGGCGGCCCCGCGCGCCCTGCTGAAAGCCATTCCCGGCGTGCGACTCGTCGAGATTCCTGAAGGTGACCTGTGCTGCGGATCGGCCGGCACCTACAACCTGGAACAACCCGAACTGGCCGCGCAACTGGGGCAGCGCAAGGCCGGCAACATCCTGGGCACGCAGCCCGACCTGATCGCCAGCGGCAACATCGGCTGCCACACGCAGATTCAGAGCCACGTGCGGCGCCAGGGCAGCCAGGTGCCGGTGATGCACACCATCGAGGTGCTGGATCTGGCGTACCGGGGGGAACTGTAA
- a CDS encoding FAD-binding oxidoreductase, whose amino-acid sequence MAGKKMTPEKMASEKTAVEKQGLTTNSRARKPRSEGTPDNPLAAELTRQLGSKKVLHQLSERLNYRYDAIQFGVTPLCVVLPESTADVVAAVKVARAAGIPIVGRGAASGLSGGVTPLQESLVISFTRMTRLEVFPERREAVAQPGVVTLKVTEAARPHGLFYPPDPASFRTSTIGGNLGENAGGPMCFKYGVTGDYVKALEFVDEGGDVHRVTREAFDLAGLLIGSEGTLGLMTEATLRLIPPPKFTRTLMAHFAEVGQAAEAVSAAIAAGAVPAKLEFMDRACTNAIEDYLHLGLPREAEAVVLVDTDGNDLRTVDAELELVAQACQGAGGVVKLAADPAEADALWQARRSISPALGRIRPQRMNEDIVVPRSALPQVVREIRALGDASGLHLVQFGHIGDGNLHPNIMFDPRIEDEGAVHDLAHKIALVAIRHGGVLSGEHGIGTMKRDFMTDAVDPVTLQALWNVKKALDPAGRLNPGKILPEQPGGPHAHP is encoded by the coding sequence ATGGCAGGTAAGAAGATGACCCCCGAGAAAATGGCAAGCGAGAAAACAGCCGTCGAGAAACAGGGCTTGACCACGAATTCCCGCGCCCGCAAGCCGCGTTCGGAAGGCACGCCGGATAACCCCCTGGCCGCCGAGCTGACCCGGCAGCTGGGGTCAAAGAAGGTGCTTCATCAGCTCTCCGAGCGCCTGAATTACCGCTACGACGCTATTCAGTTCGGCGTAACGCCGCTGTGCGTGGTGTTGCCGGAAAGTACGGCGGACGTGGTGGCGGCGGTGAAAGTGGCGCGGGCGGCTGGTATCCCGATCGTCGGGCGCGGCGCGGCGAGCGGCCTGAGTGGCGGGGTCACGCCCTTGCAGGAATCCCTGGTGATCTCGTTTACGCGCATGACGCGCCTGGAGGTGTTCCCGGAGCGGCGCGAGGCAGTGGCGCAACCGGGCGTGGTGACGTTGAAGGTCACGGAGGCGGCCCGACCGCACGGCCTCTTTTACCCGCCGGATCCGGCCAGTTTCCGCACCAGCACCATCGGCGGCAACCTGGGCGAGAACGCGGGCGGCCCCATGTGCTTCAAGTACGGCGTGACCGGCGATTACGTGAAGGCGCTGGAATTCGTGGACGAGGGCGGGGACGTTCACCGCGTGACCCGCGAGGCCTTCGATCTGGCCGGACTCCTGATCGGTTCGGAAGGCACACTGGGCCTGATGACAGAGGCGACGCTGCGCCTGATTCCCCCGCCGAAATTCACGCGCACCCTGATGGCGCACTTCGCTGAGGTCGGGCAGGCGGCCGAGGCCGTGAGCGCTGCCATTGCCGCCGGGGCGGTGCCGGCCAAACTGGAATTCATGGACCGGGCCTGCACGAACGCCATCGAGGATTACCTGCACCTCGGCCTGCCCCGCGAAGCCGAAGCGGTGGTGCTGGTGGACACCGACGGGAACGACCTGAGGACCGTGGACGCCGAACTGGAACTGGTGGCGCAGGCCTGCCAGGGTGCTGGGGGCGTGGTGAAACTGGCCGCCGACCCCGCCGAGGCCGACGCGCTGTGGCAGGCGCGGCGCAGCATTTCCCCCGCCCTGGGGCGCATTCGCCCGCAACGCATGAACGAGGACATTGTGGTGCCGCGCAGCGCCCTGCCGCAGGTCGTGCGGGAAATTCGCGCGCTGGGAGACGCCAGCGGCCTTCACCTGGTGCAGTTCGGACACATCGGCGACGGGAACCTGCACCCGAACATCATGTTCGACCCGCGCATCGAGGACGAAGGGGCCGTTCACGACCTCGCGCACAAAATAGCCCTCGTCGCCATCCGGCACGGCGGCGTCCTGAGCGGCGAACACGGCATCGGCACCATGAAACGCGACTTCATGACCGACGCTGTCGATCCGGTGACCCTCCAGGCCCTGTGGAACGTGAAAAAGGCCCTCGACCCCGCCGGACGCCTGAATCCGGGAAAAATTCTGCCGGAGCAGCCAGGAGGCCCGCATGCCCATCCTTGA
- a CDS encoding DUF5639 domain-containing protein, protein MPILDLSPGDQTILVSGDTSLLEVYQALPAGLFPPFPPLALPGGVGGLVARGGFGQNFFFGAEVLGVTFRAPSGRIVKAGGRTVKNVQGYDLTRPFVGSFGVLGEALEVTLRLRPGLSVRHVSAPGSLRDLPPTSARFAWEVDGVVNLLHFGHEQGVTEALKVLPGALDVKDIQNLTPLFPDGMGVGDTGTVRDLRFGWVNGQAHPPVPELFRKVAASL, encoded by the coding sequence ATGCCCATCCTTGACCTGTCGCCGGGTGACCAGACCATTCTCGTTTCTGGGGACACGTCGCTGCTGGAGGTGTACCAGGCTTTGCCGGCGGGGTTGTTTCCGCCTTTTCCGCCATTGGCGTTGCCGGGTGGGGTGGGTGGCCTCGTGGCGCGTGGAGGCTTCGGGCAGAATTTCTTTTTCGGGGCGGAAGTGCTGGGCGTGACGTTCCGCGCCCCATCAGGCCGGATCGTGAAGGCGGGCGGGCGCACGGTCAAAAACGTGCAGGGCTACGACCTGACGCGGCCTTTCGTGGGAAGTTTCGGCGTGCTGGGTGAAGCGCTGGAGGTCACGCTGCGCCTGCGCCCCGGCCTGAGCGTCCGTCACGTATCCGCACCCGGCTCACTGCGGGACTTGCCCCCGACCTCTGCCCGGTTCGCCTGGGAGGTGGACGGCGTGGTGAACCTCCTTCATTTCGGCCACGAACAGGGGGTCACCGAGGCCCTCAAGGTGCTGCCCGGCGCTCTGGACGTGAAGGACATTCAGAACCTTACGCCACTTTTCCCCGATGGCATGGGCGTCGGCGACACGGGAACCGTGCGCGACCTGCGTTTCGGCTGGGTCAACGGTCAGGCCCACCCGCCTGTGCCAGAACTGTTCCGGAAAGTGGCGGCGAGCCTGTAA
- the coaE gene encoding dephospho-CoA kinase (Dephospho-CoA kinase (CoaE) performs the final step in coenzyme A biosynthesis.): MAASGDKHIKRLGLTGSIGAGKSTVTALLRERGLTVLDADEQARLVTQEPQTLEQIGAAFPGTVQGGVLNRAALAAAAFSDPERTRILNAITHPRVRARMAALEAQAVAQGAAWIVQDIPLLFETGQEKNFDAVLLVDAPLDTRLQRVMQRSGLSREEILARDARQMPAHEKRKKATITLENDGDLENLKNQVNAVFDKIFASGDEI, from the coding sequence ATGGCCGCTTCAGGGGATAAACACATCAAACGTCTGGGCCTGACCGGCAGCATCGGTGCGGGCAAAAGCACGGTGACGGCGCTGCTGCGGGAGCGCGGCCTGACCGTGCTGGACGCCGACGAACAGGCGCGGCTGGTCACGCAGGAACCGCAGACGCTTGAGCAGATCGGGGCGGCCTTTCCCGGCACGGTGCAGGGCGGCGTGCTGAACAGGGCGGCCCTGGCGGCCGCGGCGTTCAGTGATCCGGAGCGCACGCGAATCCTGAACGCGATCACCCACCCGCGCGTGCGGGCAAGAATGGCGGCCTTGGAAGCCCAGGCGGTGGCCCAGGGCGCGGCATGGATCGTGCAGGATATTCCCCTGCTGTTCGAGACGGGCCAGGAGAAAAACTTCGACGCGGTGCTGCTGGTAGATGCCCCGCTGGACACCCGCCTTCAGCGCGTCATGCAGCGCAGTGGCCTTTCACGCGAGGAAATCCTGGCCCGCGACGCCCGCCAGATGCCCGCCCACGAGAAACGCAAGAAGGCCACCATCACGCTGGAGAATGACGGTGACCTGGAGAACCTGAAAAACCAGGTGAATGCTGTTTTCGATAAAATATTTGCTTCTGGAGACGAAATTTAA